In Nymphaea colorata isolate Beijing-Zhang1983 chromosome 13, ASM883128v2, whole genome shotgun sequence, one DNA window encodes the following:
- the LOC116266939 gene encoding cyclin-T1-4-like isoform X1 — translation MAFSLTNHRVPSQCGYQDTRSSFQGKSHFGQTSSSFCDGDARVVRNYNNVHDLTWKFQEFFSENEQAGAPPAYKRRRSSIIENPSATNYRSPFCSGDLDRTDRSWCDINSNSTTTLLRHTANPYNAPSTSSSFVFQTRADDRLGAFSGYNYEPRSYSDNVSTSDNSRESSQGFMSREELERCSPSRKDGIDLHRETYLRYSYCAFLQNLGMQLKLPQTSIGTAIVLCHRFFVRRSHACHDRFLIATASLFLAAKSEETARPLNTVLKAAFEICHEHNFPFSSRANWFEEYKEQVLDAEHIILTTLDFELGVQHPYVPLTSVLNKLGIRQSVLVNLAWSLINEGLRSSLWLQFKPHHIAAGAVFLASKILNMDLFSNRSLWLEFQATPLILQDIVQQLMELL, via the exons ATGGCTTTCTCTCTAACTAATCATCGCGTGCCTTCACAATGCGGGTATCAGGATACGCGTTCGTCCTTTCAGGGGAAGTCTCATTTTGGCCAAACGTCATCATCGTTTTGCGATGGAGATGCAAGGGTGGTGAGAAACTATAACAATGTACATGATCTAACCTGGAAGTTTCAGGAGTTCTTCAGCGAGAATGAGCAGGCCGGTGCGCCTCCAGCGTATAAGAGACGGAGGAGCTCGATAATTGAGAATCCATCTGCTACAAATTATAGGTCGCCTTTCTGTTCTGGGGATTTGGATCGGACTGATCGTTCTTGGTGTGATATCAATAGCAACTCTACTACTACGCTGTTGAGACACACTGCCAATCCGTATAATGCACCATCAACAAGCAGTAGTTTCGTCTTCCAGACAAGAGCAGATGATCGCCTTGGGGCCTTTTCTGGCTACAACTACGAGCCAAGAAGTTATTCAGATAACGTCTCGACAAGTGATAACTCACGTGAATCATCTCAAGGTTTCATGTCCAGGGAAGAATTGGAAAGATGCTCTCCTTCAAGGAAGGATGGCATAGATTTGCATCGAGAGACGTACTTGAGATATTCCTACTGTGCTTTCCTTCAAAATCTGGGAATGCAGCTTAAATT GCCCCAGACTTCAATTGGAACTGCAATAGTCCTCTGTCACCGGTTCTTTGTTCGCCGTTCTCATGCTTGTCATGACAGATTT TTGATCGCAACAGCTTCCCTTTTCTTAGCTGCAAAGTCAGAGGAGACTGCTCGTCCCTTGAACACTGTGCTGAAGGCAGCTTTTGAAATTTGCCATGAACACAACTTTCCATTTTCCTCCCGTGCT AACTGGTTCGAGGAGTACAAGGAACAAGTCCTTGATGCTGAACACATAATATTGACAACTCTGGACTTTGAGCTTGGTGTTCAGCATCCATATGTTCCACTTACCTCAGTTCTTAATAAGCTGGGGATTAGACAATCTGTTCTTGTGAATTTGGCTTGGAGCTTGATCAATGAAGG GCTTCGGAGTTCCTTGTGGCTTCAATTTAAGCCACACCACATTGCCGCTGGAGCTGTGTTTCTTGCTTCCAAAATTCTTAATATGGATCTATTTTCCAACCGAAGTTTGTGGCTGGAGTTTCAGGCAACACCATTAATTCTGCAAG ATATTGTTCAGCAGTTGATGGAGCTTCTTTAG
- the LOC116266940 gene encoding 26S proteasome non-ATPase regulatory subunit 11 homolog: MSYLPATTDSIAEALEMKEPSEAITILYRIIANPSCSPEALRVKEQAITNLSDLLQQEKKAEELRSLLTQLRPFFAVIPKAKTAKIVRGIMDAVTKIPGTSDLQISLCREMVEWTRAEKRTFLRQRVEARLAALLMENKEYSEALTLLSGLVKEVRRLDDKLLLVDIDLLESKLHFSLKNLPKAKAALTAARTAANAIYVPPAQQGTIDLQSGILHAEEKDYKTAYSYFFEAFEAFNALEDPRAVFSLKYMLLCKIMVNQADDVAGIISSKAGLQYIGVELDAMKAVADAHAKRSLKHFETALNDYKAQLEEDPIVHRHLSSLYDTLLEQNLCRLIEPFSRVEIDHIAELIELPLDHVEKKMSQMILDKKFAGTLDQGAGCLVIFEVPKPDAIFPATLDTISNISKVVDSLYVRSAKIMA, translated from the coding sequence ATGTCTTATCTCCCAGCAACCACGGATTCTATTGCTGAAGCTCTAGAAATGAAGGAGCCATCAGAAGCTATTACTATCCTCTATCGTATTATTGCTAATCCCTCCTGTTCTCCAGAAGCCTTGCGCGTCAAGGAGCAAGCCATCACTAATCTGTCAGATCTACTCCAACAGGAAAAGAAGGCAGAAGAGTTGAGAAGCCTCTTGACACAATTAAGGCCCTTTTTTGCAGTGATTCCCAAGGCAAAAACTGCAAAAATTGTTAGGGGAATAATGGATGCAGTTACAAAAATCCCTGGGACTTCTGACTTGCAGATATCTTTGTGCAGAGAAATGGTAGAATGGACTCGGGCAGAGAAACGCACTTTTCTTAGACAGCGTGTTGAGGCTAGGCTTGCTGCTCTGCTAATGGAGAACAAGGAATATTCTGAAGCCTTAACCCTGCTTTCTGGCCTTGTGAAGGAAGTTCGCCGATTGGATGACAAACTATTGCTTGTAGACATTGATCTTTTGGAAAGCAAgctccatttttctcttaagaACCTGCCAAAGGCAAAAGCTGCACTGACTGCAGCCAGAACTGCAGCGAATGCAATCTATGTGCCACCTGCTCAACAGGGTACTATTGATCTGCAAAGTGGTATTCTCCATGCAGAAGAGAAGGACTACAAAACTGCTTATAGCTACTTCTTTGAAGCATTTGAAGCATTCAATGCTCTTGAGGATCCACGTGCTGTCTTCAGCCTTAAGTACATGCTTTTATGCAAGATCATGGTTAATCAGGCTGATGATGTTGCTGGTATAATCTCATCGAAGGCAGGTTTGCAGTACATTGGTGTTGAGTTGGATGCGATGAAGGCTGTTGCAGATGCGCATGCAAAGCGCTCACTTAAGCACTTTGAAACTGCTTTAAACGACTATAAAGCACAATTGGAGGAAGATCCCATTGTTCACAGGCACCTATCTTCTTTGTATGATACCCTTTTGGAACAGAACCTCTGTAGATTGATTGAGCCATTCTCCAGAGTGGAGATTGATCACATAGCAGAATTAATTGAGCTGCCTTTGGATCACgttgagaaaaaaatgtcaCAAATGATCCTTGACAAGAAATTTGCTGGAACTCTTGACCAAGGTGCCGGGTGCCTTGTCATTTTCGAGGTTCCAAAACCGGACGCAATTTTTCCTGCAACTTTGGATACCATCTCCAACATTAGCAAGGTCGTAGACAGCCTTTATGTAAGATCTGCTAAGATAATGGCTTAA
- the LOC116266939 gene encoding cyclin-T1-4-like isoform X2 has product MAFSLTNHRVPSQCGYQDTRSSFQGKSHFGQTSSSFCDGDARVVRNYNNVHDLTWKFQEFFSENEQAGAPPAYKRRRSSIIENPSATNYRSPFCSGDLDRTDRSWCDINSNSTTTLLRHTANPYNAPSTSSSFVFQTRADDRLGAFSGYNYEPRSYSDNVSTSDNSRESSQGFMSREELERCSPSRKDGIDLHRETYLRYSYCAFLQNLGMQLKLPQTSIGTAIVLCHRFFVRRSHACHDRFLIATASLFLAAKSEETARPLNTVLKAAFEICHEHNFPFSSRANWFEEYKEQVLDAEHIILTTLDFELGVQHPYVPLTSVLNKLGIRQSVLVNLAWSLINEGWNA; this is encoded by the exons ATGGCTTTCTCTCTAACTAATCATCGCGTGCCTTCACAATGCGGGTATCAGGATACGCGTTCGTCCTTTCAGGGGAAGTCTCATTTTGGCCAAACGTCATCATCGTTTTGCGATGGAGATGCAAGGGTGGTGAGAAACTATAACAATGTACATGATCTAACCTGGAAGTTTCAGGAGTTCTTCAGCGAGAATGAGCAGGCCGGTGCGCCTCCAGCGTATAAGAGACGGAGGAGCTCGATAATTGAGAATCCATCTGCTACAAATTATAGGTCGCCTTTCTGTTCTGGGGATTTGGATCGGACTGATCGTTCTTGGTGTGATATCAATAGCAACTCTACTACTACGCTGTTGAGACACACTGCCAATCCGTATAATGCACCATCAACAAGCAGTAGTTTCGTCTTCCAGACAAGAGCAGATGATCGCCTTGGGGCCTTTTCTGGCTACAACTACGAGCCAAGAAGTTATTCAGATAACGTCTCGACAAGTGATAACTCACGTGAATCATCTCAAGGTTTCATGTCCAGGGAAGAATTGGAAAGATGCTCTCCTTCAAGGAAGGATGGCATAGATTTGCATCGAGAGACGTACTTGAGATATTCCTACTGTGCTTTCCTTCAAAATCTGGGAATGCAGCTTAAATT GCCCCAGACTTCAATTGGAACTGCAATAGTCCTCTGTCACCGGTTCTTTGTTCGCCGTTCTCATGCTTGTCATGACAGATTT TTGATCGCAACAGCTTCCCTTTTCTTAGCTGCAAAGTCAGAGGAGACTGCTCGTCCCTTGAACACTGTGCTGAAGGCAGCTTTTGAAATTTGCCATGAACACAACTTTCCATTTTCCTCCCGTGCT AACTGGTTCGAGGAGTACAAGGAACAAGTCCTTGATGCTGAACACATAATATTGACAACTCTGGACTTTGAGCTTGGTGTTCAGCATCCATATGTTCCACTTACCTCAGTTCTTAATAAGCTGGGGATTAGACAATCTGTTCTTGTGAATTTGGCTTGGAGCTTGATCAATGAAGG ATGGAATGCATAG
- the LOC116266939 gene encoding cyclin-T1-4-like isoform X4: protein MAFSLTNHRVPSQCGYQDTRSSFQGKSHFGQTSSSFCDGDARVVRNYNNVHDLTWKFQEFFSENEQAGAPPAYKRRRSSIIENPSATNYRSPFCSGDLDRTDRSWCDINSNSTTTLLRHTANPYNAPSTSSSFVFQTRADDRLGAFSGYNYEPRSYSDNVSTSDNSRESSQGFMSREELERCSPSRKDGIDLHRETYLRYSYCAFLQNLGMQLKLPQTSIGTAIVLCHRFFVRRSHACHDRFLIATASLFLAAKSEETARPLNTVLKAAFEICHEHNFPFSSRANWFEEYKEQVLDAEHIILTTLDFELGVQHPYVPLTSVLNKLGIRQSVLVNLAWSLINEGKE from the exons ATGGCTTTCTCTCTAACTAATCATCGCGTGCCTTCACAATGCGGGTATCAGGATACGCGTTCGTCCTTTCAGGGGAAGTCTCATTTTGGCCAAACGTCATCATCGTTTTGCGATGGAGATGCAAGGGTGGTGAGAAACTATAACAATGTACATGATCTAACCTGGAAGTTTCAGGAGTTCTTCAGCGAGAATGAGCAGGCCGGTGCGCCTCCAGCGTATAAGAGACGGAGGAGCTCGATAATTGAGAATCCATCTGCTACAAATTATAGGTCGCCTTTCTGTTCTGGGGATTTGGATCGGACTGATCGTTCTTGGTGTGATATCAATAGCAACTCTACTACTACGCTGTTGAGACACACTGCCAATCCGTATAATGCACCATCAACAAGCAGTAGTTTCGTCTTCCAGACAAGAGCAGATGATCGCCTTGGGGCCTTTTCTGGCTACAACTACGAGCCAAGAAGTTATTCAGATAACGTCTCGACAAGTGATAACTCACGTGAATCATCTCAAGGTTTCATGTCCAGGGAAGAATTGGAAAGATGCTCTCCTTCAAGGAAGGATGGCATAGATTTGCATCGAGAGACGTACTTGAGATATTCCTACTGTGCTTTCCTTCAAAATCTGGGAATGCAGCTTAAATT GCCCCAGACTTCAATTGGAACTGCAATAGTCCTCTGTCACCGGTTCTTTGTTCGCCGTTCTCATGCTTGTCATGACAGATTT TTGATCGCAACAGCTTCCCTTTTCTTAGCTGCAAAGTCAGAGGAGACTGCTCGTCCCTTGAACACTGTGCTGAAGGCAGCTTTTGAAATTTGCCATGAACACAACTTTCCATTTTCCTCCCGTGCT AACTGGTTCGAGGAGTACAAGGAACAAGTCCTTGATGCTGAACACATAATATTGACAACTCTGGACTTTGAGCTTGGTGTTCAGCATCCATATGTTCCACTTACCTCAGTTCTTAATAAGCTGGGGATTAGACAATCTGTTCTTGTGAATTTGGCTTGGAGCTTGATCAATGAAGG TAAAGAATGA
- the LOC116266939 gene encoding cyclin-T1-4-like isoform X3 codes for MAFSLTNHRVPSQCGYQDTRSSFQGKSHFGQTSSSFCDGDARVVRNYNNVHDLTWKFQEFFSENEQAGAPPAYKRRRSSIIENPSATNYRSPFCSGDLDRTDRSWCDINSNSTTTLLRHTANPYNAPSTSSSFVFQTRADDRLGAFSGYNYEPRSYSDNVSTSDNSRESSQGFMSREELERCSPSRKDGIDLHRETYLRYSYCAFLQNLGMQLKLPQTSIGTAIVLCHRFFVRRSHACHDRFLIATASLFLAAKSEETARPLNTVLKAAFEICHEHNFPFSSRANWFEEYKEQVLDAEHIILTTLDFELGVQHPYVPLTSVLNKLGIRQSVLVNLAWSLINEGFW; via the exons ATGGCTTTCTCTCTAACTAATCATCGCGTGCCTTCACAATGCGGGTATCAGGATACGCGTTCGTCCTTTCAGGGGAAGTCTCATTTTGGCCAAACGTCATCATCGTTTTGCGATGGAGATGCAAGGGTGGTGAGAAACTATAACAATGTACATGATCTAACCTGGAAGTTTCAGGAGTTCTTCAGCGAGAATGAGCAGGCCGGTGCGCCTCCAGCGTATAAGAGACGGAGGAGCTCGATAATTGAGAATCCATCTGCTACAAATTATAGGTCGCCTTTCTGTTCTGGGGATTTGGATCGGACTGATCGTTCTTGGTGTGATATCAATAGCAACTCTACTACTACGCTGTTGAGACACACTGCCAATCCGTATAATGCACCATCAACAAGCAGTAGTTTCGTCTTCCAGACAAGAGCAGATGATCGCCTTGGGGCCTTTTCTGGCTACAACTACGAGCCAAGAAGTTATTCAGATAACGTCTCGACAAGTGATAACTCACGTGAATCATCTCAAGGTTTCATGTCCAGGGAAGAATTGGAAAGATGCTCTCCTTCAAGGAAGGATGGCATAGATTTGCATCGAGAGACGTACTTGAGATATTCCTACTGTGCTTTCCTTCAAAATCTGGGAATGCAGCTTAAATT GCCCCAGACTTCAATTGGAACTGCAATAGTCCTCTGTCACCGGTTCTTTGTTCGCCGTTCTCATGCTTGTCATGACAGATTT TTGATCGCAACAGCTTCCCTTTTCTTAGCTGCAAAGTCAGAGGAGACTGCTCGTCCCTTGAACACTGTGCTGAAGGCAGCTTTTGAAATTTGCCATGAACACAACTTTCCATTTTCCTCCCGTGCT AACTGGTTCGAGGAGTACAAGGAACAAGTCCTTGATGCTGAACACATAATATTGACAACTCTGGACTTTGAGCTTGGTGTTCAGCATCCATATGTTCCACTTACCTCAGTTCTTAATAAGCTGGGGATTAGACAATCTGTTCTTGTGAATTTGGCTTGGAGCTTGATCAATGAAGG ATTTTGGTGA